One Halobacterium wangiae genomic window, CGCGGGTCAGCGGGCGCGGGAGCACCGTCGTGCTGCTCGTCTCGGCAGTGACGGCCGCCGCAGCGGGCGTGCTCGTCACGTACGGCTGGGAGGTGCCGCTGCTCGCGAACGCCGCGCTCTCGGCCCTCGGGGTCCCGCTCGTACTGTCGCTACCGGCGGTGTCGGGCGACGGCGACGCCCCCGCCGACGCGGACGTGTTCCGGGTCCGGGACGCGCTTCACACGCTCCGCGTGCAGGTCGGGCGACCGGAGGTTCGCTGGGTGGTCGCGTACGTCGCGCTGTTCCACGTGCTGTTCGCGGTGACACGGCCCTACGAGTCGCCCATCGCCGAGCAGGTCGGCGTCCCGGTGGCGGCGCTCGGACTGTTGTTCGCGGGGTTCAAACTCGTCTCCGCGGGCGCCGCCTCGACCGCGGGCTGGTTCCGGGACACCCTGGGAACCCGGCGCGTCTTCGCCCTGCTGATCCCCGTCTACGGGCTCGCCTACGCGACCGTCGCCCTCCTGCCGGTGCTCGTCCTGCCGGTGTTCTTCCTCAACCGGAGCGTGCAGAAGGTCGTGCGCCCGCTTCGCGACCAGTACCTCAACGACCGCCTCACCGACGTCGGCCGGGCGACAGTGCTGTCGGGGGCGTCGATGGTGCTGTCGCTCGCGTCGGGGACGGCGAATCTCGTGAGCGGGCCGCTGGTCGAACTGCTCGGTCCGTTCCGGTTCCTCGCGGCCGCTGGCGTCGTGATCGCCGGACTCGGCGGCCTGCTGTGGCTCGCCGTCTCGCCAGTTCGGACGAGTGACGGTGCGGGCGCGACCTCGCCTGCCGGCGCGGCCGAGGTGGACTGACCGCCAGTTTTCTGTCGGTGTCCCGCGTGGGTGGTCTCGATGGCGACCTACTGGGTCCCGTTCGCCGTGGTCGCGCTCGCGCTGACCGCGGTGCTCGTGGTACTCACGCGACTGTCCGCGGCGCTGTTCGACGAGGACGCGACCGACCTCACGTCGACGGAACTGCTCGTGAACACGACTGCCTCGCAGGTGACGCTAGCAGCGATGCTCCTCGTCGTGGGCTGGCTGACCGGGGTTCCAGCGGACTCGCTCGGGCTGGCGTGGTCGATCGAACTCCTGGCAGTCGGCGTTGGGACTGGTCTCGCGTTCGCCGTCGCGAACGAGGCGCTGATGCGGGTCTTCGACGCGGTCGGACTGGGCTACGACGACTCCCTGCGCGAGGCGCTCACGCCGACGACGCTCGCGGGCTGGCTGCTGTTGTTGTTCGTCGCGCTCCCCGTCGTCGCTGGCTTCGAGGAGCTACTGTTCCGCGGCGTACTGATTGGCGCGCTCTCGACTGGATTCGGCCTGTCGCCGTGGCTGCTGGGCGTTCTGTCCAGCGTCGCGTTCGGCGCGGCCCACACCGCGCAGGGCTGGGTGGGCGTCTTCGTCACGACCCTGCTGGGGCTGGTTCTCGCCGCCGTCTACGTGACGACGGGGAGTCTACTCGTCGTGTTCGTCGCCCACTACGTCATGAACGCCGTGGAGTTCGTCGTCCACGCGGACTGACTCAGGACTCGAGGTCGCGTAGTCGGCGGAGCACCCGGTCGGGTGCGCCGCTGGGGGCGTTCCGGACGCGGTGGTCGGGGACGAACAGCGGCACCGGGTTCTCCGCGAGTGCAGTGCGTGCGAGCTGGCGGTCCTCCTCGCTGTCCGGGTCGCGACCCGGCACCATCGTCAACAGCGTGTCGACGGTGATGCGGTCGCCGTACGGGACGCTCCGAACCGCTTCGAGGACGCCACGCTGGTCGGTGGGGACGGTGAGTCCGACCGCGACGTCGTCGAAGTCGTCCGCTGCGCCGTCGAGGTAGGCGTCGACGCGGTCGAACAGCGGGTGGTCGTCGCGCGCGTCCTCCGGGGGTTCCTCGGGGAAGGAGACGCTGACGACGCGGTCGCCCGCGACGCCGAGCTGTACGTAGCAGTCGAGGAACGCCGATTCGTGGGCGTAGATGCCGGCCGCGGCCATAGTCCACTCCTGGGCCCTCGCGTCCTTGTACGTTCGCCACGCGACACAAGTCTTATGTACAGACTAGGCCATCAATGAACAACAATGAACGAGACAGCGGAGTTGGCGCCCGCGGTGCGCTCCATCCTCGACGCCGCCCGGGAGCGCGACTTGCCCAGCGGCCGGGTGTCCGTCGCGCCGCGGTCGCTGCCGGACGCGTTCGCCGCGGCGGAGGCGGACGGGCGCGTCCCGACGATCGCCGAGGTGAAGCCGACGAGTCCGACGACCGAGGGCGAGCGGAGCGGCGACCCCGCCGCGCTCGCTCGCGAGATGGTCGCCGGCGGCGCGGCCGCCATCTCGGTGCTCACCGAACCCGAACACTTCGGCGGGACCACGGACGACCTGGCGGCCGTCCGAGCGGCCGTCGACGTGCCCGTCCTCCGGAAGGACTTCCTGCTTCGCGAGTCGCAACTCGACGCCGTCGAAGCCGACGTCGTACTGCTCATCGCGCGGTTCCTCGACGACGACCTCTCCACGATGCTGGACGCGGCCCGCGAGCGCGGCTTCCAGGTGCTCGTGGAGGTCCACGACCTCGCGGAACTCGAACGCGCCGTCGACGCGGGCGCGACGCTGGTCGGCGTCAACAACCGCGACCTCGCGGAACTCACCGTCGACCTCGGGACGTTCGAGCGAGTCGCACCGCGCGCGCCCGAGGCAGTCACGCTACTCGCCGAGAGCGGCGTCTCGACGCCCGCGGACGTCCGGCGGATGCGCGAGGCAGGAGCGGACGGACTGCTCGTCGGAAGCGCCATCATGGACGGCGCCGAAGACGGGACCGTGACCGAGCAGACGCGACGGATCGTGAACGCATGAGCCGAGAACAGCCAGCAGACGACGGGACAGAGGGGAAGTTCGGCGACTACGGCGGTCAGTACGTCCCGGAGGTGCTGATGCCCGCCGTCGAAGAACTCACGGACGCCTACGAGCGCTACGTGCTCGACAACGAGGACGGCTTCGTCGACGACCTCCGGAGTCGTCTCCGGGAGTTCGGCGGCCGGCCGACGCCGCTGTCGTACGCGGCGAACCTCTCGGAGCGCTACGGGTTCGACGTCTACCTCAAGCGCGAGGACCTGCTCCACGGCGGCGCGCACAAACTGAACAACGCGCTAGGGCAGGTGCTGCTCGCGAAGTACATGGGCAAAGAGCGCATCGTCGCGGAGACGGGCGCCGGCCAGCACGGCACCGCGACCGCGATGGCCTGCGCGTACCTCGACGTGCCCTGCGAGATATACATGGGCCGGACGGACGTGAACCGCCAGCGGCCGAACGTCTTCCGGATGCGCATCCACGACGCCGAGGTCAATCCGGTGGACGTCGGGTCGGGGACGCTCAAAGAGGCCATCAACGAGACGATGCGCGACTGGGCGACGAACGTCGAGGACACCCACTACGTCATCGGGAGCGTCGTCGGCCCCCACCCGTTCCCCGCGATGGTCCGGGACTTCCAGTCGGTCGTCGGCGAGGAACTGCGCGCCCAGAGCCGCGACCAGCTCGGCGAACTCCCGGAGGCCGTGATCGCGTGCGCGGGCGGCGGGTCGAACACGATGGGCGCGTTCGCCTCGTTCGTCGGGAGCGCCGAACTCGCGGGGGCGCCGGAGGGAGCCCAGGAGCCCGCACCCGACGTCGACTTGCTCGCCGTGGAGGCGGGCGGCTCCAGCCTCGACGTGGACGCCGACGCGGGCTACGCGCCGAACTCGGCGAGCCTCTCGACGGGGACCGAGGGCGTGCTCCACGGCGCCCGCACCAAACTCCTCCAGACCGGTGAGGGTCAGATCGTCGAGTCCCACTCTATCTCGGCTGGTCTGGACTACGCGGGCGTCGGCCCGGAACTCGCCCACCTCGTGGACACGGGACGCGTGACGCCGGTGAACGTCGACGACGACGCGGCGCTCGAAGCGTTCCACCGACTCTCCCGGGAGGAGGGCATTATCCCCGCGCTCGAATCCAGTCACGCCGTGGCCTACCTGGAAGCGTACGAGGGCGACGGCCCCGTCGTCGTCAACGTCTCCGGGCGTGGTGACAAGGACCTCGACACGGTAATCGAGGAGTCGACGGCCCGCGACCTCGACACCGCGCCGACGATGGAGGTGTTCGAGGAGTGACTCGCAGCGACCTCCGGGCGGCGTTCGAGGACGGCCCCGCGCTCGTCTCCTACGTCGCGGCGGGCGACCCGAGCGCGGCGGCGAGCAAGGCGTACGTCGAGGCGCTCGTCGAGGGCGGCAGCGACGTAATCGAACTCGGCCTCCCGTTCTCCGAACCGGTCGCGGAGGGCCGGACCATCCAGCAGGCCATCAAGCGCGCGCTCGACGCCGGGATGACGCCGGAGGCGTATCTCGACCTGGTACGCGACCTGGACATCGACGTGCCGGTCGTCTGCATGACGTACTACAACCTCATCTACCAGTTCGGTCCCGAACCCGGACCGGAAGCGTTCGTCGAAGCCGCTGCGGAGGCGGGCATCTCGGGGTTCGTGGTGCCGGACCTCCCGGTCGACGAGTCCGGCCCGCTTTACGAGGCCTGTCGCGAGCACGGCCTCGACCTGGTGTTCATCGTCGCACCGACGACGACGCCCGAGCGCCTGGAGCGACTGCTCGACCGGACGACGGGGTTCGTCTACGTGCAGGGGCGCCTCGGTACGACGGGCGCCCGCGACGAGGTCAGCGACGACACGCCCGCGTCGCTCGAACGCCTCCGGGACGCCGACCTCCCGAAGGCCGTCGGGTTCGGCATCTCGTCGGGCGAGCAGGCCCGCGAGATAGTCGCGAGTGGCGCCGACGGCGTCGTCGTCGGGAGCGCCTACGTGGACATCGTCGCGGAGGGTGTAGCGGATGACCGACCGACGGCCGAGGTGGCCGACCGCATCGAGGCGCTGGCGCGCGAACTGAAGCAGGGTGCACTCGATGCAGTGCCGGAACCGGAACGCAAATAGCGGACCGTTTGCTACTCACTACCAATGACAGCAGCTGGGAACACAGCGAGGCTAGACCGGATCGGTCGTGACGGCCGCTTCGTCACGATCCCGATGGACCACGGGCTCACACTCGGCGCAGTAGACGGGCTCGTCGACATCGAATCGACCATCGACGCGGTGACGAAGGGCGGCGCCGACGCCGTCCTCACACAGAAGGGAATCGCGCCGCGCGTCCACCCCAACAAGAACGACGCGGGCTACATCGTCCACCTGAACGGCTCGACGACCATCGGCCCGGACGCCAACGACAAGCGCCTCACGGGCACCGTCGAGGAGGCCGTGCGCGCTGGCGCCGACGCCGTCTCCTTCCACATCAACGTCGGCAGCGAGCACGAACCCGACCAGATCACGCAACTCGCGGAGGTCTGCGACGACGCCGAACGACTCGGAATGCCCGTGCTGGCGATGGCGTACGCGCGCGGCCCGGGCGTCGACGAGCACGACGCCGAGAACCTCGGGCACGCCGTCCGCCTCGCCGAGGAGGTCGGCGCGGACGTCGTGAAGACCGCCTACTCCGGAGACAGCGAGAGCTTCGAGCGCGTGGTGGAGTCCACCAGCAAGCCGGTCATCATCGCGGGCGGCAGCCCGAAGGGGGACCGTGCGACGCTCCGGAACATCCGGGGGGCGATGGACGCGGGCGGCGCCGGCGTCTCGATGGGTCGCACCGTCTTCCAGCACGAGGACCCGGGCGCGATGGCGAGTGCCGTCGCGGCCGTCGTCCACGACGACGCCACCCCCGAGGAGGCGCTCCGCGTCGCTGGCCTCCCGGTCGAAGCCTGATTCACTCCGGTCTCTTCTCAGAGCCGACGGTCGAGGAAGTCCGTCAGTAGCGCGAGCGGCGACTCCTCGTCGGCGTTCGCGCCGAAGTGGCCGCTCCCGTCGAGTTCGCGGTACTCGAAGGCCGCGCCCTCGCCCTGGTCGTACCCCCGTTCCAGTAGAGCGTCGCGGAAGTTGCGAGCCTGCGAGACGGGGACTCTCGGGTCGTTCGTACCGTGGACTAGCAGTAGCGGCGCGTTGAGGTTGCCGGCGTGGGTGACGGGACTGCGCTCGCGGTAGAGATCGGGGTTCTCGTCGGGCGTGCCGAGGTGTGTCTGGAGGAACCCCGAGCGGAACTGCGGCACCGTGTTCTCGTACATGTCCGGGAGGTCGGTCATGGCGACGACGCCGGCGCCCGCGGCGTACAGGTCGGGGTACTGCAGTAGCTGCCAGAGCGCCGAGAACCCGCCGAAGGAGCCACCGTAGACGGCGACACGGTCCTCGTCCAGCCAGTCGTACTCGGCGAGGACGTGCTCGACGGCGGTGGCGACGTCGCCCTGCTCGGCGCCGCCCCAGTCACCGTGCAGCGCCCGGGAGAACGCACGACCCCGGCCACTGGAGCCGCGGTAGTTCACCTGGAGCACCGCGTACCCGCACTGGCAGAGGTACTGGGCGCGCGAGTCGAACGCCCGGCGGTTCGAGAGGTGCGGGCCGCCGTGCGGGAAGACGACCAGCGGTGAGGGCCGCGCGCCGGCGTCGTAGAACAGCGTCCCGACGTCGAACGTCTCGTACGGGTCGTGTTCGACCGCCCTGGCGGGCGTCTCCGGAGTCCCGTCCGAGGCGACCGTCTCGTAGACGGGTTCGACGAAGTCGGCTGGCTCGTAGGGCCCGTAGTCGCGCTCGAACACCGGCTCGTACTCGTCGGTCGCGAGGTCGTAGACGAGCAGTTCCGGCCGCCGGGTCGGCGTCGTGTACACGACGAGGATGCGGTCGTCGTCGACGACGCGGGTCGCGCGACGACCGAAGCGAGCGACGCCGTCGGGCAGGTCGAGTTCGCGCCCCTCGCCGCTCTCGACGTCGTAGACGACTGGCGTGGTGGTGGCGGCCCGTTTCCGCGTAGCGACGAACCGCTCGCCGTCGGGCAGGAAGAACTGGGGCTCCTCGACGTAGTCGGCGTTGCCGAACCACTGCACGTCGTCGGCCGCGAGGTCGTAGACGCCGCAGCGCGTGACGCCCGTCGCGTCGTCCGAGACGAGCAGTTGCTGGTCGTCCGGTCCCCAGTCTTTCGGGGACGACGTGGACCCGCGCTCGCCGAGTTCGACGACGCGCTCTACCTCACCGTCGGTGTTGCAGACATGCACGTCGCGGTTGTCGGGGTCGCCCGTGTCGTTGCCAGGGTAGGCGACCCGCGTGGCGTCGGTGGAGAGGATCGGCCGCCAGACCGGGTAGCCGGCGTCGGTCAACCGCGTGCGGTCGCCGGACGCCAGGTCGTGGAGGTAGGCGTCCATGTCGCCCTCGTGGTTCGACCTGACGAGCAGCGTCTCGCCGTCAGGCCCGACTGCGCGGATGGTCGTGGTGCCGTCCGTCTCGACGACTGGCTCCGTCTCGCCGGTCGCGTCGACGGTGTACACGTCGCGGCGCTCGCCGCCGTCGCTGTCGTCGTGGTGGTAGAGGACGCGCTCGCCGTCGGCCGTCCACGCGAGGGGCCAGAGGTTGCTCGCCGGCGCCTCGCCGTCGGTGTACTGCTCGCAGTCGCCGGTCTCCAGGTCGAGGACGTGGACCTCGTTCCGGCCGGTGGCGTCGTAGTAGAACGCCACTCGGCGGCCGTCGGGGGAGACGGTCGCCTGCGTCAGTTCAGGGAGCAATTCGAGGGTCTCCGGGGAGGGATTCGTGTCGGTCATCGTCAGTTGCCGAGATCCAGCGAGTCGGCGTTCTCGACGAGCCACCTCGCCTGGCCGACCTGCTGGTTGAACTTCTGGAGGTGTTTCGAGACGTCGCCGCGGTAGTTCGGGCCGCGGTCGCCGGTCGCCTCGACGATCTCGCTGTAGCTGAGTCCCTGCTCGCGGAGCGCGACGACCTCCGCGCGGCGCTCCGGGATTCTGTGGTCGGCGAGTTCCATCGCGCGCTCGTCGGGCGTCTGGTCGCGGACGAGCAGCGAGTGGCCGTCGTCGTCGACGTCGTGGACGTGGAGGACGGTGTAGCCGTCGAAGAACCAACGGTTGACGTAGACGCCCGCGTCGGGGTCGTGGCGCTCGTGGTCGGCGCCGTAATCCTCGATGGGGTACACCTCGAAGTCGAGGCGGCCCTCCGGTGTGTCGAGGTCAACTCCGTTGGACTCGGCGTGGCCGTCGCTTGGGTCGACCGGCACCTCGCCGTGGTCGGCGAGCGCGGCGAGCAGGTCCGTCGCTGGTCGCTTTCGGTCTGGATTCGGCATCGCGCTGGTGTTGGCTAGACGAACCCAACACCAAAAGTGTTGGCTCGTGTAGTCAAACAGCAGGGCGTCTCGCAAGACCGGTCCCCTCCGGTACGTTGAAGGCCGCGTGCCGTCTCCTTCCGCCAATGACACGGTCCGTCTGGCTGAAGGCCGACGACGCGGTCGGCGACTGGGAGACCCGGAAGCGACGCATCACCGCCGGTCTGGAGTCCGGCGTGGACTGGGTGCTGGTCGACGAGGACGACGTCGAGCGGGTCCGCGAACTCGGCGCCGTTAACGTGGCGGCGTTCCGGGCGGACGACGTGGACGTCATCGACGAGGCCGACCCGAACGAGGACGCCGAACCCGACGCGTGGGTCGTCGGGAAGGGTGGCGAGGGCGACGGCACCGTCGACCTCCCCACCGACTTCTCCGGGAGCGCGGACCTCTCGGCGCTCCGCCGCGGGAACGCCGACGCGGGCTACGTCCACATCCTCGGCGAGGAGTACGAGTCGTTCGCGGAGGCCGCCGCCGAGGACGCCGAGTACACGCTCGTCGTGGGGAAGGACTGGACGATCATCCCGCTGGAGAACCTCATCGCGCGCATCGGCGAGGAGACGACGCTCGTCGCGGGCGTCGAGTCCGCCGAGGAGGCCGAGACGGCCTTCGAGACGCTGGACATCGGCGCGGACGCCGTCCTCCTCGACAGCGACGACCCGGACGCCATCCGGCGCACCGTCGCCGCTCGCGACGCCGCCGAACGCGAGCAACTCGACATGTCGTGGGCGACGGTCACGGCCGTCGAGGAGGCGGGGAGTGCGGACCGCGTCTGCGTCGACACCGGGAGCCTGATGGAGGACGACGAGGGGATGCTCGTCGGGTCGATGTCACGCGGTCTGTTCTTCGTCCACGCGGAGACGGCGGAGTCGCCGTACGTCGCCTCGCGGCCGTTCCGCGTCAACGCGGGCGCCGTCCACGCCTACGTCCGCACGCCCGACGGCGGCACGAAGTACCTCGCGGAACTCACCAGCGGCGACGAGGTACAGGTCGTCGACCGCGACGGCCGTACCCGGGCCGCGGTCGTCGGTCGTGCGAAGATCGAGAAGCGCCCGATGTTCCGCGTGGAGGTCGAGACGGAGGCCGGCGACCGCATCGAGACGCTGCTCCAGAACGCCGAGACCATCAAGGTCTCCACACGTGAGGGCCGGACGGCCGTCACCGACCTCGAAGCCGGCGACGAAGTTCTGGTCTACCTGGAGGAGGGCGGGCGGCACTTCGGGGAGGCCATAGAGGAGCGCATCATCGAGCAGTAACAGTAGTTGCCACTGCGGTTTCTATGTTCAGAGTCGAGGATGAAACAGACGCTCGATACTAATTCGGAGCGAGCAGTAGTTCATTGATCCTCAAGAAGGAGGACACTGTAAATGTCGCCCTCGAATCGGACATAATAGCCGATAGGACCGTCGGAACCGTTGTATAGCTCACGACCCCCAAATTGGTCTGCCAACGTCGACACTTCGTCTGACGACAGGACTCGGCCAGTCCGCTCTCCTGATTCAGATGCATTCCGCAGTTCTGACTGGAGAATACCTGCATCTGTGTCCTGCACCTCAGAAGACGGGATAACAGTCGCGTTTTCCGGTGCGTCAGAGACGGGCACCACCCGGAGGGCTCCTCCTCTGTCTACTGGCTCGGTGGTTCGATTTGTATCCCCAGGCATCGAACAACCGGCCGTCACCGAGACGAGGAACAAACAGCCGATCAGTACCAGGCCCCTATATCGATAACCCATACTATACTGTCACATCAGCTTCATTCTCAATGTACTCCATAGTGTTTCCGGCGGAATAATCACGGGGAGCGTCTGCCACACCCTTTGCGTGTATCACTCCCTCATCCAACCCCTCAGTCAGATTGTTCGCACAATCACGTCGCAATCTGGTGTTTCAATTTCAGACGGCCAACCAAACAAAGAAATCGCGCTAGCAACTACCGGTACCTACTCGACAGTCGCGTCCTCGGGACTCTCCCGTTCGAAGCGCATCGTACACCACGGACAGAAGTCGAGTTCCGCGTCGAGTTCGCCGCCGCAGTTCGGACAGTTCTCGGCCGCCGCCTCGCCCGCCATCGCCTCGGCGGCCGCCTTCGCGGCGGCGTCCCGGACGGCGACGAGGTAGGCGTCGGCGACGTTCAGCGCGCGCACCGCGAGCAGGCTCAGCGTCACTTCGAGCCCGAAGCTCTCGCTGGCCTCGAGGAGGCCCTCGACGCCGTTGGCGTCGAACGCCTCGAAGGCCGAGGGTGGGACGACGAGCGCGGCGGTAGCGGCGGCGAGCACGAACCACGCCAGCGCTCGCAGCCACCGCCGGAGGTAGACGTGTCCTAACCCGGGGTAGACGAGGCCGAGCACGGCCGCGAGGACGCCACGTCGGTTGACCACAGTTACCTCACCTCGGCACCCCGTACTCCTAAACCCACCGAACTACTGGAGGTCTGCGACGAGTTCGCGGAGCGTCGCGGCGTCGTACTGTCCGGGCGCCGTCGCGTCCGCGGCGTCGACCGGCGCGTAGCCGATTCTCGACCCGTACAGCGGCGCGACGGCGCGCGTGTGACGCCCCGCCTCCCCCATCGCCATCGTCGCGACGGTCATGCCAGCCGCGCTGTACTCGTGAGTCACTCGCAGCAGGTCGAGTGCGTCACCCCGGTCCTCGGCGGTGACCGCGAGTTTCCCGACGTCGCCGAGCGAGCACGCCTCGCCGAGCGTCTCCGCGAGGTCCGAGAGCTCCGGCGTCCCCTCGAAGTCATGGGCGGAGACGATCGTCGTGGTCTCCGTCGAACGGGCGGCGGCGAGCGCCTCCGCGCCGTCGTCGGTGAGCGCGGCGAGTTCGATGTCGACGGCGTCCACGCAGTCCATGCGTGCGGCCTCGGAGAGTGCGTCGATGCGGCCCGAGTCCTCGGCCTCGCCGCCCTCCCACTCGGGTCGGTTGGTGGCGATGAGCGGGAGTTCGCCGTCGTAGTCGTCGAGCGCCTCAAGCGGGTCGCTCGCCAGGTCCATGCGGAACTCGACGGCGTCCGCCTGCTCGCGGGCCGCCGCCTCGTCGGCGAGGTCCGAGACGCTCGCCGCGAGCACGAAGTCACTGAAGTCCATACCGCCCACACTCGTGGCCAGCGGGAAAAACCTCTCTAGACCGGAATCGTCTCTTCGGCCTCGAGGAGTTCGTGGTAGCGGTTGCGGATGGTGACCTCGGAGATGTCCGCGACCTCCGAGACCTTCGCCTGCGTCGTCTTCTCGTTGGTGAGCAGCGCGGCGGCGTAGACGGCGGCCGCGGCGAGGCCGACCGGCGACTTGCCGGAGTGGACGCCCTTGTCCTTGGCCGTCTTCAGGAGTTCGCGGGCGCGGTGGGAGGCCTCGTCGGAGAGCTCCAGCGAGGACGCGAACCGCGGCACGTAGCTCTCGGGGTCCGCGGGCGCGACCTCCAGGCCGAGTTCGCGGATGACGTAGCGGTAGGTGCGCGCGATCTCGGCCTTCTCGACGCGGCTCACGTCCGCGATCTCGTCGAGGCTGCGGGGCACGCCGGCCTGGCGCGCGGCGGCGTAGACACAGGAGGTGGCGACGCCCTCGATGGAACGACCCGGCAGCAGGTCCTCTTCGAGCGCGCGGCGGTAGATGACCGACGCCGTCTCGCGGACGCTGTCCGGGAGGCCCTGGGCGGACGCCATGCGGTCGATCTCGCCGAGTGCCTGCTTGAGGTTGCGCTCCTTGGCGTCGCGGGTGCGGAAGCGCTCGTTCCACTTGCGCAGGCGCTGCATCTTCTGGCGCTGGTTGCTCGACAGGGAGTTGCCGTACGCGTCCTTGTCGCGCCAGTCGATGTTCGTGGACAGTCCCTTGTCGTGCATCGTGTTCGTCGTCGGCGCGCCGACGCGGGACTTCTGGTCTTTCTCCTTGGAGTCGAACGCGCGCCACTCCGGCCCGCGGTCGATGCCGTCCTCCTCGACCACGAGGCCGCAGTCCGCGCAGACCGACTCGCCGTGCTCCTCGTCCTCGACGACCAGCCCGTCGCACTCTGGGCAGCCGTCCGTCGTCTCCGTCTCGTCTGTGCGCTCCCGCTCTCGGGAACGCAGGCGTGTGTCTGTCATGTGGCGTACATCCCCCGGAAAACCGGATGAGTCGTGGACAACTCGTTAGCCCA contains:
- a CDS encoding DUF7575 domain-containing protein, with translation MVNRRGVLAAVLGLVYPGLGHVYLRRWLRALAWFVLAAATAALVVPPSAFEAFDANGVEGLLEASESFGLEVTLSLLAVRALNVADAYLVAVRDAAAKAAAEAMAGEAAAENCPNCGGELDAELDFCPWCTMRFERESPEDATVE
- a CDS encoding type I 3-dehydroquinate dehydratase is translated as MDFSDFVLAASVSDLADEAAAREQADAVEFRMDLASDPLEALDDYDGELPLIATNRPEWEGGEAEDSGRIDALSEAARMDCVDAVDIELAALTDDGAEALAAARSTETTTIVSAHDFEGTPELSDLAETLGEACSLGDVGKLAVTAEDRGDALDLLRVTHEYSAAGMTVATMAMGEAGRHTRAVAPLYGSRIGYAPVDAADATAPGQYDAATLRELVADLQ
- a CDS encoding transcription initiation factor IIB translates to MTDTRLRSRERERTDETETTDGCPECDGLVVEDEEHGESVCADCGLVVEEDGIDRGPEWRAFDSKEKDQKSRVGAPTTNTMHDKGLSTNIDWRDKDAYGNSLSSNQRQKMQRLRKWNERFRTRDAKERNLKQALGEIDRMASAQGLPDSVRETASVIYRRALEEDLLPGRSIEGVATSCVYAAARQAGVPRSLDEIADVSRVEKAEIARTYRYVIRELGLEVAPADPESYVPRFASSLELSDEASHRARELLKTAKDKGVHSGKSPVGLAAAAVYAAALLTNEKTTQAKVSEVADISEVTIRNRYHELLEAEETIPV